The Mytilus trossulus isolate FHL-02 chromosome 13, PNRI_Mtr1.1.1.hap1, whole genome shotgun sequence genome has a segment encoding these proteins:
- the LOC134694453 gene encoding C-type lectin mannose-binding isoform-like — MTATTQYLIMVRAIDTKLTRPCTAYQGRCAKLKDSNCESTFGSGWSEKGSCCRKRTCCVFQCEDIPTNSLANGTVIVAERNVGSTAKFTCDAGLFLAGRQNITCTTSGWDGNIPQCTNISCPETVAFFNGSKYIFKCNGGNWSNSEANCNVLGGHLTSVDTGDEYAFLMDVIALMIQHIEQILYGFFWIWEPFNYSDWYPGSPQQPDNNNTQNMPGAYCTLLFPPSPLPSSKWNYHPCSAQSRSVCEIRLT; from the exons aGTTAACCCGTCCATGTACGGCCTACCAGGGAAGGTGCGCTAAATTAAAAGATTCCAATTGTGAAAGTACGTTTGGTTCTGGATGGTCAGAAAAAGGCAGTTGTTGTCGAAAAAGAACGTGTTGCGTGT TTCAGTGTGAAGATATTCCGACCAACAGTCTTGCAAATGGGACTGTCATTGTAGCGGAAAGAAATGTTGGATCAACGGCAAAGTTTACCTGTGACGCAGGACTTTTCCTGGCTGGTAGACAAAATATAACGTGCACAACATCAGGCTGGGATGGGAATATTCCACAATGTA caAACATATCATGTCCTGAGACGGTAGCCTTCTTTAATGGTTCAAAGTACATATTCAAATGTAACGGTGGAAATTGGTCTAATTCTGAG GCTAACTGCAATGTCCTTGGTGGACATTTGACTTCTGTTGACACTGGTGACGAATACGCTTTTTTAATGGACGTTATTGCATTGATGATCCAACACATAGAGCAAATACTTTATG gatttttttggATTTGGGAACCATTTAACTACAGTGACTGGTACCCTGGATCACCACAGCAACCAGAtaataataatacgcaaaataTGCCAGGCGCATACTGTACTTTGTTGTTTCCTCCGTCTCCGTTGCCTTCTTCAAAATGGAATTACCACCCTTGTAGTGCACAATCAAGGTCCGTTTGTGAAATTCG ATtgacataa